Proteins from a single region of Callospermophilus lateralis isolate mCalLat2 chromosome Y, mCalLat2.hap1, whole genome shotgun sequence:
- the LOC143639807 gene encoding uncharacterized protein LOC143639807 isoform X1: MIRHTGHAHFKCKICGKDFAYPSLFRIHQRTHSGEKPYECKQCDKAFARSSDLQIYGRMHTGEKAYECKQCGKAFTQASGLQSHEKNHTREKPYECHQCGKAFARSSDLHRHEKIHTGEKPYECKQCGKAFARSSYLQIHGRTHTREKPYECKQCGKAFARSTDLQTHGRTHTGEKPYECKQCGKAFATSTVLHRHERTHTGEKPYECKECGKAFAMSTNLQIHARVHTGEKPYECKQCGKAFARSTFLHRHERTHIGEKPYECKECGKAFAVSTNLQIHARVHTGEKPYDCKQCGKAFATSSYLHSHEKTHTGEKPYDCKQCGKAFATSSYLHRHGRTHIGEKPYECKQCGKAFARSANLHRHGRKHTGEKKYECKECGKAFTQSSGLHSHKKFHTG, translated from the exons ATGATCAGGCACACTGGGCATGCACATTTTAAATGTAAGATATGTGGAAAAGACTTTGCTTACCCCAGTTTATTTAGAATACATCAGAGAACGCAtagtggagagaagccctatgaatgtaagcagtgtgacAAAGCCTTTGCTAGATCCAGTGACCTTCAGATTTATGGAAGAATGCATACTGGAGAGAAGGCCTATGAGTGTAAGCAGTGTGGAAAAGCCTTCACTCAGGCTTCTGGCCTTCAGTCACATGAAAAAAATCATACTAGAGAAAAACCCTATGAATGTCatcagtgtggcaaagcctttgctaGATCCAGTGACCTTCACAGACATGAAAAaatacatactggagagaagccctacgaaTGTAAGCAGTGCGGCAAAGCCTTTGCTAGATCCAGTTACCTCCAGATTCATGGAAGAACACATACTAGAGAgaaaccctatgaatgtaagcaatgtggcaaagcctttgctaGATCCACTGACCTTCAAACACATGGAAGAAcacatactggagaaaagccctatgaatgtaagcagtgcgGCAAAGCTTTTGCTACATCCACTGTCCTTCACAGACATGAACgaacacatactggagagaagccctatgaatgtaaggagtgtggcaaagcctttgctaTGTCCACTAACCTTCAGATTCATGCAAGAGtgcatactggagaaaagccctatgaatgtaagcagtgcgGCAAAGCTTTTGCTAGATCCACTTTCCTTCACAGACATGAAAGAACACATATTGGAGAgaaaccctatgaatgtaaggagtgtggcaaagcctttgctgTGTCCACTAACCTTCAGATTCATGCAAGAgtacatactggagagaagccctatgattgtaagcagtgtggaaaagcctttgctacatccagttaccttcactcacatgaaaaaactcatactggagagaagccctatgattgtaagcagtgtggaaaagcctttgctaCATCCAGTTACCTTCACAGACATGGAAGAACACAtattggagagaagccctatgaatgtaagcagtgtggcaaagcctttgctaGGTCTGCTAACCTTCATAGACATGGAAGGAAACATACTGGAGAGAAGAA GTATGAGTGTAAGGAGTGTGGAAAAGCCTTCActcagtcctctggccttcactcACATAAAAAATTTCATACTGGATAG